A section of the Chelmon rostratus isolate fCheRos1 chromosome 16, fCheRos1.pri, whole genome shotgun sequence genome encodes:
- the rps18 gene encoding 40S ribosomal protein S18, whose protein sequence is MSLVIPEKFQHILRVLNTNIDGRRKIAFAITAIKGVGRRYAHVVLRKADIDLNKRAGELTDEEVERVVTIMQNPRQYKIPDWFLNRQKDVKDGKYSQVLANGLDNKLREDLERLKKIRAHRGLRHFWGLRVRGQHTKTTGRRGRTVGVSKKK, encoded by the exons tctctggTCATCCCTGAGAAGTTCCAGCACATTCTTCGTGTTCTCAACACGAACATCGATGGTAGGAGGAAGATCGCCTTCGCCATCACTGCCATCAAG GGTGTTGGCAGGCGTTATGCCCATGTTGTCCTGAGGAAGGCCGACATCGACCTCAACAAGAGGGCTGGAGAGCTGACTGATGAGGAG gttgAGCGTGTGGTGACCATCATGCAGAATCCTCGCCAGTACAAAATCCCAGACTGGTTCCTCAACAGGCAGAAGGACGTCAAGGACGGCAAATACAGCCAG GTCCTCGCTAACGGTCTGGACAACAAGCTGAGAGAAGATCTGGAGAGGCTGAAGAAGATCAGGGCTCACCGTGGTCTCAGGCACTTCTGGGG TCTGCGTGTGCGTGGTCAGCACACAAAGACCACCGGCCGTCGTGGTCGCACCGTCGGTGTGTCCAAGAAGAAGTAA